A stretch of Pseudomonas sp. CCC3.1 DNA encodes these proteins:
- a CDS encoding DEAD/DEAH box helicase: MFSDFALHERLLKAVAELKFVEPTPVQAAAIPLALEGRDLRVTAQTGSGKTAAFVLPILNRLIGPAKIRVSIKALILLPTRELAQQTLKEVERFSQFTFIKSGLITGGEDFKVQAAMLRKVPDILIGTPGRLLEQLNAGNLDLKEVEVLVLDEADRMLDMGFSEDVQRLVDECPNRQQTMLFSATTGGSGLRDMIGKVLNNPEHLQLNQVSQLNATTRQQIITADHNQHKEQILNWLLANETYQKAIVFTNTRAMADRIYGRLVAQEYKAFVLHGEKDQKDRKLAIDRLKQGGVKILVATDVAARGLDVEGLDLVINFDMPRSGDEYVHRIGRTGRAGNEGLAISLICHGDWNLMSSIERYLKQSFERRTIKEVKGTYGGPKNVKASGKAVGVKKKKTDAKGVKKKSGAKAPTKRKIANRPKTDALSLVSKDGMAPLKRRKPEAPAAE, from the coding sequence GTGTTTTCCGATTTCGCCCTGCACGAACGCCTGCTTAAAGCTGTGGCCGAGCTTAAATTTGTCGAGCCTACACCTGTGCAGGCAGCGGCCATTCCGCTCGCGCTCGAAGGGCGTGACCTGCGGGTTACAGCTCAAACCGGAAGTGGCAAAACCGCCGCTTTCGTCCTGCCGATTCTCAATCGCCTGATTGGTCCAGCCAAAATCCGTGTCAGCATCAAAGCGTTGATTTTGCTGCCAACCCGCGAGCTGGCTCAGCAAACACTGAAAGAAGTTGAGCGTTTTTCACAGTTCACGTTCATCAAGTCCGGTTTGATCACCGGTGGCGAAGACTTCAAGGTTCAGGCCGCGATGCTGCGTAAGGTGCCGGATATTCTGATCGGCACGCCCGGCCGTCTGCTGGAGCAACTGAACGCTGGCAACCTGGACTTGAAGGAAGTCGAAGTGCTGGTGCTCGACGAAGCTGACCGTATGCTCGACATGGGCTTCTCCGAAGACGTTCAGCGTCTGGTCGATGAGTGCCCGAATCGTCAGCAAACCATGCTGTTCTCGGCCACCACCGGCGGTTCGGGCCTGCGCGACATGATCGGCAAGGTGCTGAACAACCCTGAGCACTTGCAGCTCAACCAGGTCAGCCAACTGAACGCGACCACGCGTCAGCAGATCATCACCGCTGACCATAATCAGCACAAAGAGCAGATTCTTAACTGGCTGCTGGCCAACGAGACCTACCAGAAAGCCATCGTTTTCACCAACACCCGCGCCATGGCGGACCGTATCTACGGTCGTCTGGTGGCTCAGGAGTACAAGGCGTTTGTCTTGCACGGTGAGAAGGATCAAAAAGACCGCAAGCTGGCTATCGATCGTCTGAAGCAGGGCGGCGTCAAGATCCTGGTTGCCACAGACGTGGCGGCGCGCGGCCTGGACGTTGAAGGCCTGGACCTGGTGATCAACTTCGACATGCCGCGCAGCGGCGACGAATACGTGCACCGCATTGGCCGTACCGGCCGTGCCGGCAACGAAGGTCTGGCGATCTCGCTGATCTGCCACGGTGACTGGAACCTGATGTCCAGCATTGAGCGCTACCTGAAGCAAAGCTTCGAGCGCCGCACCATCAAGGAAGTCAAAGGCACCTACGGCGGACCGAAAAACGTCAAGGCCTCCGGCAAAGCGGTTGGTGTGAAGAAGAAAAAGACCGACGCCAAGGGCGTCAAGAAGAAGTCAGGCGCCAAGGCTCCGACCAAGCGCAAGATCGCTAACCGTCCTAAGACCGACGCCCTGTCGCTGGTCAGCAAAGATGGCATGGCGCCGCTCAAGCGCCGCAAGCCAGAAGCACCAGCGGCTGAGTAA
- a CDS encoding TorF family putative porin encodes MLTRALLLTGTLLSSAVANAQVFSRELGDFDLKLGTQPSRSMAQGLVKPTSPGSTFHGGLDLTHDSGWYIGQWAPTMGIKPGSNLEVDSYLGYKHPFDKTLSYELGMIHYSYPKVRPMDSQQFYAGLTLLGTRLGAAFSNDPDRRDSTVFADLGVNRPFGIGVSMKYTSHQLGTPVSIAEGGSVRAFNDWSITFSRPWMGIDLNVIYSDSSLDGGECSAYSGQNAQCDGLLTFKAERTFY; translated from the coding sequence ATGCTCACACGGGCTTTACTGCTCACCGGGACATTGCTGTCCAGCGCAGTTGCGAATGCGCAGGTGTTCTCGCGTGAGCTAGGCGATTTCGACCTCAAGCTGGGCACCCAGCCGAGCCGCAGCATGGCGCAGGGCCTGGTCAAGCCCACCAGCCCCGGTTCGACCTTTCATGGAGGTCTGGACCTGACGCATGACAGCGGCTGGTACATCGGCCAATGGGCACCCACCATGGGGATCAAGCCTGGCAGCAACCTCGAAGTCGACTCCTACCTGGGGTACAAACACCCTTTCGACAAGACCCTGAGCTACGAATTGGGGATGATTCATTACAGCTACCCCAAGGTCAGGCCTATGGACAGCCAGCAGTTTTATGCCGGCCTCACCCTGCTAGGCACTCGTTTGGGTGCAGCCTTCAGTAATGATCCCGACCGGCGCGACAGCACTGTATTTGCAGACCTTGGCGTCAATCGGCCCTTCGGCATCGGCGTCAGCATGAAATACACCAGCCACCAATTGGGCACACCCGTGTCCATTGCCGAGGGCGGCAGCGTACGCGCTTTCAATGATTGGTCGATCACCTTCTCGCGGCCCTGGATGGGCATAGACCTGAACGTGATCTACAGCGACTCCAGCCTCGACGGGGGTGAATGTTCTGCCTATTCAGGGCAAAACGCACAGTGCGATGGCTTGTTGACGTTCAAGGCTGAACGCACGTTTTATTGA
- a CDS encoding S1 RNA-binding domain-containing protein, whose translation MALIGRYNSLQVVKHTNFGLYLDGGADGEILLPNRYIPKDIPSEDEDWLNVFVYLDSADKLIATTEKPKVQVGEFASLKVVEVNSIGVFLDWGLPKDLLLPYSEEKRQMTAGEYAVVHVYLDKHTRRITATARLDRYLDKTPANYQVGQEVDLLVAEATDMGFKAVINNKHWGLIHKNEVFKFLRAGKQEKGFIKEVRADGKISLSLQPVGQEAASSLNSKILSKLRENNGVLPVSDKSAPELISSLFGVSKGNFKKAIGALYKEGKIAIHPDRIELV comes from the coding sequence ATGGCTTTAATCGGTCGCTACAACAGTTTGCAAGTGGTGAAACATACAAACTTCGGTTTGTATTTAGATGGCGGGGCTGACGGCGAAATTCTGTTGCCCAATCGTTATATACCCAAAGATATTCCCAGTGAAGATGAAGACTGGCTCAATGTATTTGTTTATTTGGACAGCGCTGACAAGTTAATTGCCACCACTGAAAAACCCAAAGTTCAGGTCGGTGAGTTTGCCAGTCTTAAAGTCGTCGAAGTTAATAGCATCGGTGTATTCCTTGATTGGGGCCTGCCGAAAGATTTGCTATTGCCGTACTCCGAAGAAAAACGCCAGATGACCGCCGGCGAATATGCAGTGGTGCACGTCTACCTCGACAAGCACACGCGTCGCATCACCGCCACGGCCCGCCTGGACCGTTACCTGGACAAAACCCCGGCCAATTATCAGGTCGGTCAGGAAGTTGATCTGTTGGTGGCTGAAGCCACAGACATGGGCTTTAAAGCCGTGATCAACAACAAGCACTGGGGTTTGATTCACAAAAACGAAGTGTTCAAGTTTCTGCGTGCGGGCAAGCAAGAAAAAGGCTTCATCAAGGAAGTTCGCGCTGACGGCAAGATCAGCCTGAGCCTGCAACCGGTGGGTCAGGAAGCTGCCAGCAGCCTAAACTCGAAGATCCTCAGCAAGTTGCGTGAAAACAATGGCGTGCTGCCGGTCAGTGATAAAAGTGCTCCGGAGCTGATCAGCAGCCTGTTTGGTGTCAGTAAGGGCAACTTTAAAAAAGCCATTGGCGCGCTGTATAAAGAAGGCAAGATTGCGATCCACCCGGACCGCATCGAACTGGTCTGA
- a CDS encoding DUF2177 family protein: MRKVVWAYVGALLAFLVLDGLWLGVLMSSTYKELLGTLMLAQPEWGPATAFYLLYVLGVVCFVVLPALARGSARRAALMGAFFGLVAYGTYDLSNWATLQGWSAQLALMDMAWGALLTCLASLSGYWASRKLAA, encoded by the coding sequence ATGAGGAAAGTAGTGTGGGCGTATGTCGGTGCGTTGCTGGCTTTTCTGGTACTCGACGGCCTTTGGCTGGGCGTGCTCATGAGTTCTACCTATAAAGAACTGTTGGGTACGTTGATGCTGGCTCAACCCGAGTGGGGCCCCGCGACGGCGTTCTACCTGCTGTATGTGCTGGGCGTGGTGTGCTTCGTTGTATTACCCGCCCTGGCTCGCGGCAGTGCCCGCAGAGCCGCGCTGATGGGCGCCTTCTTTGGGCTGGTTGCTTATGGCACATACGACTTGAGCAACTGGGCGACCCTGCAAGGCTGGTCTGCCCAGTTGGCCTTGATGGACATGGCCTGGGGCGCGCTGTTGACGTGTCTGGCATCGTTGTCGGGCTATTGGGCGTCACGCAAGCTGGCGGCCTGA
- a CDS encoding DMT family transporter gives MSVSRRATDAFALQVMLGLCLIWGVQQVMIKVAAPDMSPVLQAAARSGISALLVGLLICWKGGWSQVPNTWRGGLLAGALFGLEFFFIAEGLQLTTAAHMSVFLYTAPIFTALGVNWLLPSERLRPLQWLGIFLAFLGIAFSFAGGISFADMDRDMLLGDIYGILAGMAWGVTTVVIRGSRLSEAPVTLTLFYQLIVGFVGLLVIALFSGQITHFNLTPVAVGSVLFQGLVVSFFSYLVWFWLLKRYLASNLAVFSFMTPLFGVTFGVLLLDEPLSFNFAVGSVLVLLGITFVSAEQWVRRKVRALLQN, from the coding sequence ATGAGTGTTTCGCGGCGAGCAACGGATGCTTTCGCACTGCAAGTCATGTTGGGTCTGTGCCTGATCTGGGGCGTGCAACAGGTGATGATCAAAGTCGCAGCACCCGACATGTCGCCGGTCCTGCAGGCCGCCGCCCGCTCCGGTATTTCGGCGTTGCTGGTGGGCCTGCTGATCTGCTGGAAGGGCGGCTGGAGCCAGGTGCCGAATACCTGGCGCGGCGGCTTGCTGGCAGGCGCTCTGTTCGGTCTGGAGTTCTTCTTTATCGCCGAGGGCCTGCAACTGACCACCGCGGCGCATATGTCGGTGTTCCTTTACACCGCGCCTATTTTTACCGCGCTTGGGGTGAACTGGCTGTTGCCCAGTGAACGCCTGCGGCCGTTGCAATGGCTAGGGATCTTCCTCGCGTTTCTGGGGATTGCCTTCTCCTTTGCTGGCGGCATTTCGTTTGCCGACATGGACCGCGACATGTTGCTGGGTGATATCTACGGAATCCTTGCGGGCATGGCCTGGGGCGTCACGACTGTGGTGATACGCGGGTCCAGACTGTCTGAAGCCCCCGTCACGCTGACCCTGTTTTACCAATTGATCGTTGGTTTCGTCGGGCTGCTGGTGATTGCTCTTTTCAGCGGGCAAATCACTCATTTCAACCTGACGCCAGTAGCCGTGGGCAGCGTGTTGTTTCAAGGGCTGGTGGTGTCGTTCTTCAGTTACCTGGTGTGGTTCTGGCTGCTCAAGCGTTATCTGGCCTCCAATCTGGCGGTGTTTTCGTTTATGACACCCCTGTTTGGGGTGACTTTCGGCGTCTTGTTGCTGGACGAGCCCTTGAGTTTCAACTTCGCCGTGGGCTCGGTGCTGGTGTTGCTCGGCATCACGTTTGTCAGCGCGGAGCAGTGGGTACGTCGCAAGGTGCGTGCACTGCTGCAAAATTAA
- a CDS encoding MFS transporter, with the protein MSPLTRLLASFIALMMAMGIGRFSLTPQLPHLISEGQIDLTGAGLIAAANYLGYLIGALDAIRAKRPEQVRGRLHVGLWLCVLLTLVSYWAQGFWPHLLLRFGAGVASAWVMVMITSLSQQIAVSANRPRLGALVFAGPGAGVVFTGLLALLANVWGQNSSMLWLIYAVAALLMMLVIMPILPQSSALAPQVQAASSGTRHPGISRLGAIYGLYGLGYIIPATFLSQIASAQFHGQWQADLFWPAFGLCAAIGVVLISFHRPSPRTTRLWLMAALWVQAVGVLACLLPSSAGLALGVILCGTPFLACMPLVMQSSRDIAPHATQRNAALLTACFAVGQLCGPLLAALSSHFSGSLHPALIIAASGLLLAGVLALQLINFAAVHAPCDVPTAPR; encoded by the coding sequence ATGTCACCCCTGACCCGCTTACTCGCCAGCTTTATCGCACTCATGATGGCCATGGGTATTGGCCGTTTCTCACTGACCCCGCAACTGCCGCACTTGATCAGCGAGGGCCAGATCGACCTGACCGGCGCCGGTTTGATTGCGGCAGCCAACTACCTGGGGTATTTAATCGGCGCACTGGACGCCATTCGCGCCAAACGCCCGGAGCAAGTGCGTGGCCGCCTGCATGTCGGGTTGTGGCTTTGTGTGCTGCTGACGCTGGTTTCGTACTGGGCCCAAGGTTTTTGGCCGCACTTGCTCCTGCGTTTTGGCGCCGGGGTAGCCAGTGCTTGGGTGATGGTGATGATCACCTCGTTGAGCCAGCAAATCGCCGTTAGCGCCAATCGTCCCCGTCTGGGGGCTCTGGTGTTCGCCGGGCCTGGCGCTGGGGTGGTGTTCACCGGCTTGCTGGCGCTGCTTGCCAATGTATGGGGGCAAAACTCGTCCATGCTATGGCTGATCTACGCCGTCGCAGCCCTACTCATGATGCTGGTGATCATGCCGATCCTGCCGCAATCAAGCGCCCTTGCTCCCCAAGTGCAGGCCGCATCCTCGGGTACTCGCCATCCCGGCATCAGCCGTCTGGGTGCGATTTATGGCTTGTATGGCTTGGGCTACATCATTCCGGCAACGTTTTTGTCGCAAATAGCCAGCGCCCAATTTCACGGCCAATGGCAAGCCGATTTGTTTTGGCCAGCCTTTGGACTGTGCGCGGCGATAGGTGTGGTGCTGATCAGCTTTCATCGCCCCTCGCCCCGGACAACCCGCCTGTGGTTGATGGCGGCGCTATGGGTTCAGGCAGTTGGCGTTCTGGCTTGCTTGCTACCCAGCAGTGCAGGTCTGGCGCTGGGTGTGATCCTGTGCGGCACGCCCTTCCTGGCCTGCATGCCGCTGGTGATGCAAAGCTCAAGAGATATTGCGCCCCATGCCACCCAGCGCAACGCCGCCTTACTGACTGCCTGTTTTGCCGTAGGTCAGCTGTGCGGCCCGTTGCTGGCGGCCCTCAGCAGTCACTTCAGCGGTAGCCTGCACCCGGCGCTGATCATCGCCGCCAGCGGGTTGCTGCTGGCCGGGGTGCTGGCCTTGCAGTTGATTAATTTTGCAGCAGTGCACGCACCTTGCGACGTACCCACTGCTCCGCGCTGA
- the ptrR gene encoding putrescine utilization regulator PtrR, with the protein MEFSQLRIFQAVAEEGSITRAAERLHRVPSNLSTRLKQLEEQMGVELFMRERQRLQLSPAGKVLLDYTARLFALRDEALSAVQGGVPSGKFTLGTMYSTAAIHLPSLLANYHRTYPAVNLHVQSAPSGELLEGLLTGHLDAALVDGPLELAGLDGVEFCEEQLVLISDLDHPPITRAQDVQGREVFAFRQGCSYRARLEAWYASDRASMGRVMEIESYQGMLACVVAGSGVALMPASMLASLPGRESVGVHPLKQPFATATTWLMWRKGMLGANLNAWIELQQTSSLKNTANAAQRLALA; encoded by the coding sequence GTGGAGTTCAGCCAATTACGGATTTTTCAGGCTGTGGCCGAAGAAGGTTCAATCACCCGTGCGGCTGAACGTCTGCATCGAGTGCCATCCAACCTGTCGACCCGGCTCAAGCAGTTGGAAGAACAAATGGGTGTCGAGCTGTTCATGCGTGAGCGCCAACGTCTGCAATTGTCACCTGCGGGCAAAGTGTTGCTCGATTACACCGCTCGTTTGTTTGCTTTGCGCGATGAAGCCTTGAGCGCGGTGCAGGGCGGAGTGCCGTCCGGCAAATTCACCCTCGGCACCATGTACAGCACCGCCGCGATCCATTTGCCCAGTTTGTTGGCGAATTACCACCGCACCTACCCGGCGGTGAACCTGCACGTGCAATCGGCACCGAGCGGTGAATTGCTCGAAGGCTTATTGACCGGGCATCTGGACGCCGCGCTGGTGGACGGCCCGCTGGAGTTGGCCGGTCTGGATGGCGTCGAGTTTTGTGAAGAGCAACTGGTGCTGATCAGCGATCTGGATCACCCGCCGATTACCCGGGCTCAGGACGTGCAAGGGCGCGAAGTGTTTGCTTTCCGCCAAGGCTGCTCCTACCGGGCGCGGCTTGAAGCCTGGTACGCCAGTGATCGGGCGAGCATGGGCCGAGTCATGGAGATCGAGTCCTATCAGGGCATGCTGGCCTGTGTGGTCGCCGGGTCGGGTGTGGCGTTGATGCCCGCCTCGATGCTGGCCAGTTTGCCGGGGCGTGAAAGTGTCGGTGTACATCCTTTGAAACAACCTTTTGCCACTGCCACTACGTGGTTGATGTGGCGAAAAGGCATGCTGGGCGCCAACTTGAATGCGTGGATAGAGCTGCAGCAGACGTCGTCGCTTAAAAACACGGCTAATGCAGCGCAACGATTGGCATTGGCGTGA
- a CDS encoding PA1414 family protein: MKDKLKTWLHDVGVALGLIEPPLQPVPIPVEDPRRRPQRRR, from the coding sequence ATGAAAGACAAACTGAAAACTTGGCTACATGACGTTGGCGTTGCATTGGGCCTGATCGAACCGCCTCTGCAACCGGTACCGATTCCGGTCGAAGATCCACGTCGCCGCCCGCAACGCCGCCGCTGA
- a CDS encoding sodium:solute symporter, translating to MALDLLVVLIYAAAMLVLGYYGMRKAKTHEDYLVAGRNLGPTLYMGTMAATVLGGASTVGTVRLGYVHGISGFWLCAALGCGIIALNLFLAKPLLKLKIFTVTQVLEKRYNPMARQASAVIMLAYALMIGVTSILAIGTVLEVLFGLPFWVSVLLGGGVVVVYSTIGGMWSLTLTDIVQFVIKTVGLMFVLLPICLYRVGGWYELVSKLPASDFSFTSIGWDTITTYFMIYFFGILIGQDIWQRVFTAKTAKVAKYAGTFAGFYCILYGLTCALIGMAAHVLIPDLDNVNNAFAAIVKVSLPDGIRGLVIAAALAAMMSTASAGLLAASTVLTEDLLPKLRGGKQSSLKINRIFTLFTGFAVLAIALVVNDVISALTLAYNLLVGGMLVPLIGAIYWKRATTAGAISSMSLGFITALVFMIKDGLDANTPIYYSLGIALVSFIVVSLLDRRPATLASVA from the coding sequence ATGGCTTTAGATCTATTAGTCGTCCTTATCTACGCTGCGGCCATGCTGGTGCTGGGTTACTACGGCATGCGCAAGGCAAAAACCCACGAAGACTATTTGGTTGCCGGACGCAATCTGGGCCCGACGCTGTACATGGGCACCATGGCCGCCACCGTACTCGGCGGCGCGTCGACCGTCGGCACCGTGCGCTTGGGTTATGTGCACGGGATTTCGGGTTTCTGGCTGTGTGCAGCGCTGGGGTGCGGGATCATCGCGCTCAACCTGTTTCTGGCCAAGCCGCTGCTCAAGCTGAAAATCTTCACCGTGACGCAAGTGCTGGAGAAGCGTTACAACCCGATGGCCCGCCAGGCCAGCGCCGTGATCATGCTGGCTTATGCCCTGATGATCGGCGTGACCTCGATTCTGGCCATCGGCACGGTGCTTGAAGTGCTGTTCGGGCTGCCGTTCTGGGTGTCGGTGCTGCTGGGCGGCGGCGTGGTCGTGGTGTATTCGACCATTGGCGGTATGTGGTCGCTGACCCTGACCGACATCGTGCAGTTTGTAATCAAGACCGTAGGCCTGATGTTCGTCCTGCTGCCAATTTGCCTGTACCGCGTCGGCGGCTGGTATGAATTGGTGAGCAAGCTGCCAGCGTCGGACTTCAGCTTCACCAGCATCGGCTGGGACACGATCACCACCTACTTCATGATTTACTTTTTCGGAATTCTGATCGGCCAGGACATTTGGCAACGGGTATTTACCGCCAAAACAGCCAAGGTGGCCAAGTACGCCGGTACGTTCGCGGGCTTCTACTGCATTTTGTACGGCCTGACCTGCGCCCTGATCGGCATGGCTGCCCATGTGCTGATCCCGGACCTGGACAACGTCAACAACGCGTTTGCAGCCATCGTTAAAGTGTCGCTGCCAGACGGTATTCGCGGGCTGGTGATTGCAGCGGCCCTGGCGGCCATGATGTCGACCGCCAGTGCAGGTTTGCTCGCAGCCTCCACCGTATTGACCGAAGACCTGCTGCCCAAGCTGCGCGGCGGCAAACAATCGAGCCTGAAGATCAACCGCATCTTCACCCTGTTCACTGGCTTTGCCGTGCTGGCCATCGCACTGGTGGTCAACGATGTGATCAGCGCCCTCACCCTCGCCTACAACCTGTTGGTTGGCGGCATGCTGGTGCCATTGATCGGGGCGATTTACTGGAAGCGCGCCACAACCGCAGGCGCCATTAGCAGCATGAGCCTGGGCTTTATCACTGCATTGGTCTTTATGATCAAGGACGGTCTGGACGCCAACACACCCATCTACTACAGCTTGGGCATAGCGCTTGTGAGCTTTATCGTGGTCAGCCTGCTGGATCGGCGCCCCGCCACATTGGCCAGCGTCGCCTGA
- a CDS encoding purine-cytosine permease family protein translates to MNNKNNPNNVRQIETHGVEQIPDNERSARPSDLFRLIFGGANTFATAVLGSFPVLFGLSFQAGAWAIVLGVLLGSVILAPMGLFGPINGTSNAVSSGAHFGVHGRIVGSFLSLLTAIAFFSLSVWSSGDALIGGAKRMVGLPETDLSLGLAYGVFAILVLTVCIYGFRFMLWVNRIAVWAASGLFLLGIFAFAPTFDSHFAGTVAMGQTGFWAAFIGAALVAMSNPISFGAFLGDWSRYIPRNTSKRRIMLAVIAAQIATLIPFLFGLATATIVASKAPDYIAANNYVGGLLAVAPSWFFLPVCLIALIGGMSTGTTSLYGTGLDLSSVFPRVLSRVKATLLIGVLSIAFIFIGRFAANLVQSVSTFAVLIITCTTPWMVIMIIGLIVRRGFYCPDDLQVFTRGESGGRYWFKHGWNWRGLGAWIPSALVGLCFVNLPGQFVGPLGNLAEGIDISLPVTLGLASLMYLALLSLFPEPAAVFAPGDPRSTPTTTAKKPVMPHIA, encoded by the coding sequence ATGAATAATAAAAATAACCCAAATAATGTGCGTCAAATTGAAACCCACGGCGTCGAACAGATTCCGGATAACGAGCGCAGTGCCAGACCCAGCGATTTGTTTCGACTGATTTTCGGCGGCGCCAATACCTTTGCCACTGCAGTGCTGGGCAGTTTTCCGGTGCTGTTTGGCTTGTCGTTCCAGGCCGGCGCCTGGGCCATTGTGCTCGGCGTGCTGCTGGGCTCCGTGATCCTGGCACCGATGGGCCTGTTCGGCCCCATCAATGGCACCAGTAACGCGGTGTCTTCGGGGGCGCACTTTGGTGTGCACGGACGCATTGTCGGTTCGTTTCTTTCGCTGCTCACTGCAATCGCCTTCTTCTCACTGTCGGTGTGGAGTTCGGGTGATGCGTTGATCGGCGGCGCCAAACGGATGGTAGGCCTTCCAGAAACCGACCTGAGCCTGGGCCTGGCCTACGGCGTGTTCGCGATTCTGGTCCTGACGGTGTGCATCTACGGCTTCCGCTTCATGCTGTGGGTCAACCGGATTGCCGTATGGGCCGCCAGCGGGCTGTTTCTGCTGGGCATTTTCGCCTTTGCACCAACGTTCGACAGCCATTTCGCGGGCACTGTGGCGATGGGCCAAACCGGTTTCTGGGCCGCCTTTATCGGTGCCGCGCTGGTGGCGATGAGCAACCCGATCTCCTTCGGCGCGTTCCTCGGTGACTGGTCACGCTACATCCCGCGCAACACCTCGAAACGTAGAATCATGCTGGCGGTGATTGCGGCTCAAATCGCGACCTTGATCCCGTTCCTGTTTGGCCTCGCCACCGCGACCATCGTCGCCAGCAAGGCGCCGGACTATATCGCGGCCAATAACTACGTGGGCGGCCTGCTGGCCGTCGCCCCGAGCTGGTTCTTCCTGCCGGTGTGCCTGATCGCGCTGATCGGCGGCATGTCCACCGGGACCACGTCGCTGTATGGCACCGGCCTGGACTTGTCCAGCGTGTTTCCACGGGTGCTGTCGCGGGTAAAAGCGACATTGCTGATCGGCGTGCTGTCGATTGCCTTCATCTTTATCGGACGCTTCGCGGCGAATCTGGTGCAAAGCGTGTCGACCTTCGCCGTGCTGATCATCACCTGCACCACGCCATGGATGGTGATCATGATCATCGGCCTGATCGTGCGCCGCGGCTTCTATTGCCCGGATGACTTGCAAGTCTTCACCCGTGGCGAAAGTGGCGGCCGTTACTGGTTCAAGCACGGCTGGAACTGGCGCGGTTTGGGCGCCTGGATCCCCAGCGCGCTGGTGGGCCTGTGCTTCGTCAACTTGCCGGGACAGTTCGTCGGGCCGCTGGGTAATCTGGCCGAAGGCATTGATATCAGCTTGCCGGTCACCCTCGGGTTGGCGTCGCTGATGTACCTGGCCCTGCTCAGCCTGTTCCCGGAACCCGCGGCGGTGTTCGCACCCGGCGATCCACGGAGCACGCCCACGACCACAGCCAAAAAACCGGTGATGCCACACATCGCCTGA
- a CDS encoding YybH family protein, whose amino-acid sequence MSAHDEVSSAAADLVSAFARNDREAYFGAFSADASFVFYTLPQPLLSRDAYQALWDSWRQEEGFEVLSCTSSNAFVSLQGDVAIFVHDVATELRMQGEQFFSQERETIVFKRQQSGTQEQKGLWLACHEHLSAMPEGLPPP is encoded by the coding sequence ATGAGCGCACACGATGAGGTTTCAAGCGCTGCCGCCGATCTGGTGTCAGCCTTCGCCCGTAATGACCGCGAGGCTTATTTCGGCGCCTTCAGCGCAGATGCCAGCTTTGTGTTTTACACCTTGCCCCAACCGCTGCTGAGTCGCGATGCCTACCAGGCGCTGTGGGACAGCTGGCGGCAGGAGGAAGGGTTCGAGGTGCTCTCGTGCACCTCGAGCAACGCCTTTGTCAGCCTGCAAGGTGACGTGGCGATTTTTGTGCATGACGTGGCCACCGAGCTGCGCATGCAAGGGGAGCAATTCTTTAGCCAGGAGCGCGAGACCATTGTCTTCAAGAGACAACAGTCTGGCACACAAGAACAAAAAGGCCTGTGGCTGGCCTGTCACGAACATTTATCCGCTATGCCGGAAGGGCTGCCGCCCCCTTAG